From the Pirellulales bacterium genome, one window contains:
- a CDS encoding DUF2252 domain-containing protein encodes MSTPEDAPADDGRSRRKQAPRSGHADWHPSIDRRDPVAILIESSVGRVEHLLPIRYGRMLQSPFSFYRGAAAIMADDLAQTPNTGLRVQACGDCHAMNFGIFATPERRLIFDVNDFDETLPAPWEWDVKRLAASFVIAGRHNEFKPTQARAAALACLRSYREQMARYATMAPLDIWYESVDVDELLARLSDKAFDKRDVREIRKAAHGFTDRGSPKLLDARSAEPRIHDDPPLIYHPQHAEAVEFISHVRQSFHAYRQSLSDERRVLLDRYKLIDHAVKVVGVGSVGTRCGVLLLMAEPRDILFLQVKEARPSVLEPIVDKCLYGNNGQRVVIGQRLMQAASDLFLGWTRAETGRDFYVRQLRDIHVKPVVEVYNPAMMAGFASSCGWVLARAHARSGEPRAISAYLGTGDRFDEAVADFAESYADQNDEDFRTFTKAVSDGRLPAEVDR; translated from the coding sequence GTGTCAACTCCCGAAGACGCGCCGGCCGACGACGGCCGATCACGACGCAAACAAGCGCCGCGTTCGGGGCATGCCGATTGGCACCCGTCGATCGATCGCCGTGACCCGGTCGCTATCCTCATCGAATCGAGCGTCGGCCGGGTTGAGCACTTGCTGCCGATCCGTTACGGCCGCATGCTGCAATCCCCGTTCTCGTTCTATCGCGGCGCCGCAGCGATCATGGCGGACGACCTCGCCCAGACGCCCAATACGGGCTTGCGGGTGCAGGCCTGCGGCGATTGCCACGCCATGAATTTTGGCATCTTTGCCACGCCCGAGCGGAGATTGATCTTCGACGTGAACGACTTCGACGAAACGCTGCCCGCCCCCTGGGAATGGGACGTCAAGCGGCTGGCAGCCAGTTTTGTGATCGCGGGTCGCCACAACGAATTCAAGCCAACGCAGGCCCGCGCCGCGGCTCTGGCCTGTTTGCGCAGTTATCGCGAGCAGATGGCGCGCTATGCCACGATGGCCCCGCTCGACATTTGGTACGAGAGCGTCGATGTCGACGAGCTGCTGGCACGATTGTCGGACAAAGCGTTCGACAAGCGCGACGTGCGCGAAATCCGCAAGGCGGCCCACGGTTTCACCGATCGCGGCTCGCCCAAACTATTGGATGCGCGCAGCGCAGAGCCGCGCATTCATGACGATCCGCCACTCATTTACCATCCCCAGCATGCCGAGGCAGTGGAGTTTATCAGCCATGTCCGCCAATCTTTTCACGCTTATCGGCAATCATTGTCCGACGAACGCCGCGTGCTGTTGGACCGCTATAAGCTGATCGATCATGCCGTAAAAGTGGTCGGTGTCGGCAGTGTGGGGACGCGTTGCGGCGTGCTACTGCTCATGGCCGAGCCGCGCGATATCTTGTTTTTGCAAGTCAAAGAGGCGCGTCCCTCGGTCTTGGAGCCGATCGTCGATAAATGCCTCTACGGCAACAACGGTCAACGCGTTGTCATCGGCCAACGCCTGATGCAGGCGGCCAGCGATCTATTCCTGGGTTGGACGCGAGCCGAAACCGGGCGCGATTTCTACGTTCGCCAATTGCGCGACATTCACGTCAAGCCGGTCGTCGAAGTCTACAATCCGGCCATGATGGCCGGTTTCGCTTCCTCTTGCGGTTGGGTGCTGGCCCGCGCCCACGCGCGCTCGGGCGAGCCCCGCGCCATCAGCGCCTATCTGGGTACCGGCGATCGCTTCGACGAGGCGGTCGCGGACTTCGCCGAAAGTTACGCCGACCAAAACGACGAAGATTTCCGCACCTTTACCAAGGCCGTCAGCGACGGGCGCCTGCCGGCCGAGGTCGATAGGTAA
- a CDS encoding M56 family metallopeptidase has protein sequence MNTLLQYIGPWTESWFDAMWRATWQGGIVLAIVWLLSCRCTFLSPRVVCWMWRLACVKLLVAIVWAMPVDVPVLPPNTASLAPAQAMATNASQLTQLGKVEQYGQTKAASKTHGAVAPAVARVAKIVACFCWLIGVLFSIVIAVRQWSAARRLVRLSVAVRARSLRSLCRQQARRLGLRHLPELRVSRTAACAAIVGIVRPTIIFPHDVLATFDNAEIGVMAGHELAHLQRRDLAWNWLPLAVRSLFFFHPLVWLMARGWSETQEAACDELVLDRGIARPVEYGRLLLSLATRPEACLRPSFATAGVFGSSGNLERRILSMTRVKPITRNYLIVAASALVVAAFVSVVPWKLVAQEAKQPAATEPEKKSAENQAGDRRLDMNNLKQIMLANHNFAATDESKAFPPAYIAKNGKPLLSWRVAVLPYLDQKNLYKEFHLDEPWDSDHNKALIAKMPATYKSPHSKLTDGRTVYLTPRGAVTTFPGETGVKLMQITDGLSNTIAVVEVDEDHAIPWTKPDDWQFDADHPKAGLAKEFGGIMVAVDDGSVRLLPNDLDPALLKAMFTIAGGEPVNLSLSAR, from the coding sequence ATGAATACTCTTCTGCAATACATCGGGCCGTGGACCGAGTCGTGGTTCGACGCTATGTGGCGCGCCACCTGGCAAGGGGGCATTGTGCTGGCCATCGTCTGGCTCTTGTCGTGTAGGTGTACGTTTCTGTCGCCGCGCGTCGTGTGCTGGATGTGGCGATTGGCGTGCGTGAAATTGCTCGTGGCCATAGTCTGGGCCATGCCGGTAGACGTACCGGTGCTGCCGCCTAACACGGCGTCGTTGGCGCCAGCCCAGGCTATGGCCACGAACGCGTCCCAACTGACACAGCTTGGTAAAGTTGAACAGTACGGCCAGACCAAGGCCGCCTCGAAGACCCATGGTGCCGTTGCTCCCGCCGTTGCGCGCGTCGCAAAGATCGTCGCATGCTTTTGTTGGCTGATCGGTGTGCTGTTTTCGATCGTGATTGCCGTGCGGCAGTGGAGCGCTGCCCGCCGGCTGGTTCGTCTCAGCGTGGCTGTCCGCGCTCGATCGCTCCGCTCGCTTTGCCGGCAGCAAGCGAGGCGTCTTGGTCTGAGGCATTTGCCCGAGCTGCGCGTGTCGCGTACGGCGGCCTGCGCGGCCATCGTCGGCATCGTGCGGCCGACAATCATTTTTCCGCATGATGTTTTGGCGACATTTGACAATGCCGAAATCGGCGTCATGGCCGGGCACGAGCTGGCACACCTGCAGCGACGCGACCTGGCCTGGAATTGGCTGCCGCTGGCGGTCCGTTCCCTGTTTTTCTTTCATCCACTGGTGTGGCTCATGGCACGCGGCTGGTCCGAGACCCAGGAAGCGGCCTGCGACGAATTGGTGCTCGATCGCGGTATCGCGCGGCCGGTCGAATATGGCCGTCTGTTGCTGTCGCTTGCCACTCGCCCCGAGGCGTGCCTGCGTCCGTCATTCGCCACTGCAGGCGTTTTTGGTTCTTCTGGAAACCTGGAAAGGAGAATTCTATCCATGACACGCGTCAAACCGATTACTCGCAATTATCTGATTGTCGCTGCGAGCGCGCTCGTCGTCGCAGCCTTCGTGAGCGTGGTTCCTTGGAAACTCGTGGCACAAGAGGCCAAGCAGCCCGCCGCAACCGAGCCTGAAAAGAAATCTGCCGAAAACCAAGCGGGCGATCGACGACTCGATATGAACAATCTCAAGCAGATCATGCTGGCAAATCATAACTTTGCCGCCACGGACGAGTCGAAAGCCTTCCCTCCCGCCTACATTGCCAAGAATGGTAAACCGCTGCTGAGTTGGCGCGTCGCCGTGTTGCCGTACCTCGATCAAAAAAATCTCTACAAGGAATTCCATCTCGATGAGCCGTGGGATAGCGACCACAACAAGGCGCTGATCGCCAAGATGCCTGCGACGTACAAGTCGCCCCATTCGAAACTGACCGACGGCCGGACCGTGTATCTGACACCGCGCGGTGCCGTGACCACGTTCCCCGGCGAGACCGGCGTCAAATTGATGCAGATTACCGACGGACTTTCAAACACGATCGCGGTTGTGGAAGTGGACGAAGATCACGCTATTCCCTGGACCAAGCCTGACGATTGGCAGTTCGACGCCGACCACCCCAAGGCCGGCCTGGCAAAGGAATTCGGCGGCATCATGGTGGCCGTTGACGACGGATCGGTCCGACTGCTTCCGAATGATCTAGACCCGGCATTACTGAAGGCCATGTTCACGATCGCAGGGGGCGAGCCCGTGAACTTAAGTTTGTCTGCCCGCTAA
- a CDS encoding trypsin-like peptidase domain-containing protein has product MPGFLELAASEDAVRFPASSSVRRPADDAGLLDAYSQAVTHAAELVSPSVVKIEVRQAAQRNAHGQDVPGGGGTGSGFVITPDGFVLTNSHVVHGAEKVQVMFSDGQKVSADVVGDDPDSDLAVIRAHASELPPVVLGDSQSIRVGQLAIAIGNPLGFSCSVTAGVVSALGRSLRAGSGRLMDDIIQTDAALNPGNSGGPLVNSRGEVIGVNTAMILPAQGICFAIAVNTARLVTTQLIAYGRVRRSVIGVAGQNVALPRALARQHDILSDTAVLVMGVEPRGPAAAAGLHEGDLIVEFEGRSIASIDDLHSVLTHGRIGTTCRILVLRDGDRVELQIAPAEKA; this is encoded by the coding sequence ATGCCCGGCTTTTTGGAGCTTGCTGCCAGCGAAGATGCCGTGCGGTTTCCTGCGTCGTCGTCTGTCCGTCGGCCTGCGGACGATGCTGGCCTACTCGACGCTTACTCTCAGGCGGTTACCCATGCCGCCGAGCTTGTCAGCCCCTCGGTGGTGAAGATCGAAGTGCGCCAGGCTGCGCAACGCAATGCGCACGGCCAGGACGTGCCCGGGGGTGGCGGCACTGGCTCGGGGTTTGTCATTACGCCCGACGGCTTCGTGCTCACCAACAGTCACGTGGTCCATGGCGCCGAAAAAGTTCAGGTGATGTTTTCCGACGGGCAGAAGGTGTCGGCCGACGTCGTGGGAGACGATCCGGACAGCGACCTGGCCGTGATCCGGGCCCATGCTTCGGAATTGCCGCCGGTTGTGCTGGGGGACTCGCAATCGATCCGCGTGGGACAATTGGCGATTGCGATTGGCAACCCGCTGGGGTTTAGCTGCTCGGTCACTGCCGGCGTGGTCAGCGCGCTGGGACGTTCCTTGCGGGCGGGAAGCGGCCGATTGATGGACGACATCATTCAAACCGACGCGGCGCTCAATCCGGGCAATTCGGGCGGGCCGCTGGTGAACTCGCGCGGCGAAGTGATCGGCGTCAACACGGCCATGATCTTGCCGGCGCAAGGAATCTGTTTTGCCATCGCCGTGAACACGGCGCGGCTGGTGACCACGCAATTGATCGCCTACGGCCGCGTGCGGCGCAGCGTGATTGGCGTGGCGGGCCAGAATGTCGCACTGCCACGAGCATTGGCGCGGCAGCATGACATACTGTCCGATACGGCTGTGCTGGTGATGGGAGTCGAGCCACGTGGTCCTGCCGCGGCGGCCGGACTGCACGAAGGAGACTTGATTGTCGAGTTCGAGGGGCGTTCGATTGCCAGCATCGACGACCTGCACTCGGTGCTCACGCATGGCCGTATCGGCACGACATGCCGCATTCTGGTGCTACGCGACGGCGATCGAGTCGAACTGCAAATCGCGCCGGCCGAAAAGGCCTGA
- a CDS encoding DUF1559 domain-containing protein, whose translation MAVRVYRLACRHHFSTAFFLLFFVGGLFVARLAAEDAATKRPTTVFAVALADDDKEGAKAAAAEARNKQKTTNNMKRIMLAMLNYHDTFNKLPAAYSGTAEKPLLSWRVALLPYLEQQALYNDFHRDEPWDSEYNKALVAKMPDVYRAPTSVLKDGRTVYVTPRGDNTSFPGGKNIGLAHITDGTSNTIAVVEVDDAAAVPWTKPDDWKFEPQDPKAELGGHYLGGFHAALCDGSVHFIADTIAEPTLTALFTRNGGEPVRLPD comes from the coding sequence ATGGCGGTTCGCGTCTATCGACTTGCTTGTCGGCATCATTTCTCAACAGCATTCTTCCTACTTTTCTTTGTAGGGGGCCTGTTCGTCGCACGGCTCGCGGCCGAAGACGCCGCTACGAAGCGGCCCACAACCGTGTTTGCCGTCGCGCTCGCGGATGATGACAAGGAGGGCGCCAAAGCGGCAGCGGCCGAGGCCAGGAATAAGCAAAAAACGACAAACAACATGAAACGCATCATGCTCGCGATGCTCAACTATCACGACACCTTCAATAAGCTTCCTGCGGCGTACTCAGGCACAGCGGAGAAACCCCTTTTGAGCTGGAGGGTCGCATTGCTCCCTTACCTGGAACAGCAGGCCCTCTACAACGATTTTCATCGCGACGAGCCATGGGATAGCGAATACAACAAGGCGCTCGTCGCAAAGATGCCCGACGTTTATCGGGCCCCGACATCGGTACTTAAAGACGGTCGCACGGTGTACGTCACACCGCGCGGCGACAACACGTCATTTCCCGGAGGCAAGAATATCGGCCTCGCGCATATCACCGACGGCACCTCAAACACGATCGCCGTGGTCGAAGTCGACGACGCAGCCGCGGTTCCCTGGACCAAGCCCGACGATTGGAAGTTTGAACCGCAGGACCCCAAGGCCGAACTCGGCGGGCACTACCTGGGCGGTTTCCACGCCGCGCTGTGCGATGGCTCGGTCCACTTCATCGCCGATACGATTGCCGAGCCAACCTTAACGGCCCTCTTCACCCGCAACGGGGGCGAGCCCGTCCGGCTGCCGGATTAG
- a CDS encoding Ldh family oxidoreductase yields MPTIAADQLTQFATNLLLSGGLAVEEAQVVARSLVAANLRGHDSHGVMRVPYYLDQLAKGELKAGAKLKVIKEEHALLLADGQWGFGQTLARDLTARLIAKARHGGVCVGTLIHTGHIGRLGEYCEHAADAGMVSLLMANTHGAARRVAPVGGTAPRLGTNPLAFGVPHPDGALVLDFGTSATAEGKVRVKRIAGQTCPDGWLLDAQGQPTNDPHSLYADPPGTIRPMGGDQAYKGFGLALMIEVLAGALSAGVTIREKPINQLGNCVFMLVMDPQGMCGQAHFAQEVAQLAAFVRSCPRIDGVDEILLPGDPERRTLAARSSDGIPLDDGNWQALRELAAKFGVACPA; encoded by the coding sequence ATGCCGACCATCGCCGCCGATCAGCTGACCCAATTCGCCACGAACTTACTATTGTCGGGAGGGCTTGCCGTGGAAGAGGCCCAGGTTGTGGCCCGCAGCCTGGTAGCGGCCAATCTGCGCGGTCACGATTCGCACGGCGTGATGCGAGTTCCCTACTATCTGGATCAACTCGCCAAGGGAGAACTCAAAGCCGGGGCCAAGCTCAAGGTTATCAAGGAAGAGCATGCTCTGCTCTTGGCCGACGGCCAGTGGGGCTTCGGCCAGACGCTGGCGCGCGATCTGACCGCGCGGCTCATCGCCAAGGCCCGTCACGGTGGCGTCTGTGTCGGCACGCTCATTCACACGGGCCACATCGGCCGCTTGGGCGAATACTGCGAGCACGCTGCCGACGCCGGTATGGTTTCGCTATTGATGGCGAACACGCATGGCGCCGCCCGACGTGTGGCGCCGGTCGGCGGCACGGCGCCGCGCCTGGGAACCAATCCCTTGGCCTTTGGCGTGCCGCACCCCGATGGTGCGCTGGTCCTAGACTTCGGCACGAGCGCCACGGCCGAAGGCAAAGTCCGCGTCAAGCGGATCGCGGGCCAAACGTGTCCCGATGGCTGGCTGCTCGATGCCCAGGGACAACCGACCAATGATCCTCATTCTCTCTACGCCGATCCGCCGGGGACGATTCGCCCGATGGGGGGCGATCAGGCGTACAAGGGGTTTGGACTGGCGCTGATGATCGAGGTCCTCGCCGGTGCCCTTTCGGCCGGAGTTACGATTCGCGAGAAACCCATCAATCAATTGGGTAATTGCGTCTTCATGCTGGTCATGGATCCGCAGGGCATGTGTGGCCAAGCGCACTTCGCGCAAGAGGTCGCTCAATTGGCCGCCTTCGTGCGCAGCTGCCCACGAATCGACGGCGTCGACGAGATTCTGCTTCCCGGCGATCCAGAACGCCGCACGCTGGCCGCGCGCTCCTCCGATGGCATCCCACTGGACGACGGCAATTGGCAGGCCCTGCGCGAGTTGGCCGCCAAGTTCGGAGTTGCCTGCCCAGCGTGA
- a CDS encoding BlaI/MecI/CopY family transcriptional regulator codes for MSPPRESLGPLELDVLQYVADHHPITVREVARYFAETSGQARTTLLTIMERLRSKGYLGRRKVDGVHQYRPKITKADLLHGLVGNFVEDVLGGSMSPFIAYLAKAPNLTEAEARRVEQLLRELEARDKESK; via the coding sequence ATGTCGCCCCCGCGTGAATCGCTCGGTCCGCTGGAACTCGACGTGCTGCAATACGTCGCCGACCACCATCCCATCACGGTGCGCGAAGTCGCCCGGTATTTTGCCGAAACTTCGGGCCAGGCCCGCACGACGCTGCTCACGATCATGGAGCGGCTGCGCAGCAAAGGCTATCTCGGCCGCCGCAAGGTCGACGGCGTGCATCAGTACCGGCCCAAGATCACCAAGGCCGACCTGTTGCACGGCCTGGTGGGCAACTTTGTCGAGGATGTGCTGGGCGGCTCGATGTCCCCTTTCATCGCTTATCTCGCCAAGGCTCCCAACCTGACCGAGGCCGAAGCGCGCCGCGTCGAACAATTGCTGCGAGAACTCGAAGCCCGCGATAAGGAGAGCAAATGA
- a CDS encoding Gfo/Idh/MocA family oxidoreductase produces MDTRHASSQDRRAFLQIAGMGAAAALTANAPGTVRAVTANETIRVGLIGVGGRCRHLLGALQKVPGVQVVAVCDVWDKNVAAGCEAVGRDPFTTKDHRALLDRKDVDAVLIATPDHWHVPITIDACAAGKDVYVEKPLTHNLAEGQAVVDAQNKHGRIVQVGMQQRSMPQFQKGHEIIRSGQLGKIHKVHLTWNRNQPRHNPKPENIDVASVDWKRFLGNAPEQPFDEYRFRNWRWFWDFGGGILTDLMVHFLDVANWYLDLDHPATAATIGDHFQAGGLWQTPDTVQTLLHYPEQGTQVYFEGTFVNARNAAMLEFMGTEGTLYLDRGRYEVIPERNKKLAASELILGQGPRGADFFATPDGELLHLTNWIECIRSRKKPNAPAEAGVTAVKGAHLGNKALRSGQVARWEIA; encoded by the coding sequence ATGGACACTCGTCACGCATCGTCGCAGGATCGTCGCGCATTCTTGCAAATCGCCGGGATGGGGGCCGCAGCGGCCTTGACCGCAAACGCTCCTGGCACGGTCCGCGCCGTGACCGCCAACGAGACAATCCGCGTGGGCCTGATCGGCGTCGGCGGACGCTGCCGGCACCTATTGGGGGCGCTGCAGAAGGTTCCCGGCGTGCAAGTTGTTGCCGTGTGCGACGTGTGGGACAAGAACGTGGCTGCCGGATGCGAGGCCGTCGGCCGAGATCCATTCACCACCAAGGATCATCGCGCGCTGTTGGACCGCAAGGACGTCGACGCGGTCCTGATCGCCACGCCCGACCATTGGCATGTGCCGATTACGATCGACGCCTGCGCGGCCGGCAAGGATGTGTACGTCGAAAAGCCGTTGACGCATAACCTCGCCGAGGGGCAAGCCGTCGTCGACGCCCAGAACAAACATGGGCGCATCGTGCAAGTGGGCATGCAGCAGCGGAGCATGCCGCAATTTCAAAAGGGCCACGAGATCATCCGCAGCGGCCAACTCGGCAAGATTCACAAGGTTCATTTGACCTGGAATCGCAATCAGCCGCGGCACAATCCCAAGCCTGAGAACATTGACGTGGCCTCTGTCGACTGGAAGCGGTTCTTGGGCAATGCACCCGAGCAACCCTTTGATGAATACCGCTTTCGCAATTGGCGGTGGTTTTGGGATTTCGGCGGCGGCATCCTGACCGACCTGATGGTTCACTTTCTCGATGTCGCGAACTGGTATCTCGATCTCGATCATCCGGCGACAGCCGCCACGATCGGCGATCACTTTCAGGCCGGCGGGCTGTGGCAAACGCCCGACACGGTGCAAACGCTTTTGCACTATCCCGAGCAAGGCACGCAGGTCTACTTCGAAGGAACTTTTGTCAACGCCCGCAATGCGGCCATGCTGGAATTCATGGGGACCGAAGGGACGCTGTACCTCGATCGTGGCCGTTACGAAGTGATCCCCGAACGGAACAAGAAACTTGCTGCGAGCGAACTTATTCTGGGCCAAGGCCCCCGCGGAGCGGATTTCTTCGCGACTCCGGATGGAGAATTGCTGCATCTGACCAATTGGATCGAGTGCATTCGGAGCCGTAAGAAGCCTAATGCCCCGGCCGAGGCGGGTGTCACCGCCGTCAAGGGTGCCCACCTGGGCAACAAGGCGCTACGCAGCGGTCAGGTGGCGCGCTGGGAAATAGCGTAA
- a CDS encoding alpha/beta fold hydrolase codes for MSSLVKTVAILIGTFLTCATTVPAQPVDRTVTFPGAGGTSLAGTLLLPEGKPGTKFPAVVLVPGSGPTDRDGNQAPTLVTDLLKDIAVDLAKHGIASLRYDKRGMHANVGELPKDRAQYGEFFSWENFVDDVAAAYEFVRRQPEIAADRVGILGHSEGGVLALAVGEKLAATPARPAVLVLLSTPGRSLDAVIHDQLVRLLVKQKATPEQTKYFLDENARVVQAIKDTGKVPSDVPAGLQALYPAYIGKFLQSNFATDPSKLAARIKGPVLVIAGEQDVQVSPERDAKPVDVGLASRAADDHKLLVVAGASHNLKPVKDNTEPGFAGEISPAVLLELREWITARLNK; via the coding sequence ATGTCGAGCCTGGTAAAAACTGTCGCGATTCTGATTGGCACATTTTTAACCTGTGCCACTACTGTGCCGGCGCAGCCCGTCGATCGGACCGTCACCTTTCCTGGCGCCGGCGGGACGAGCTTGGCTGGCACACTTCTGTTACCGGAAGGTAAACCGGGTACAAAGTTCCCGGCCGTGGTACTAGTCCCCGGCAGCGGCCCGACAGACCGCGACGGCAATCAAGCACCGACGTTGGTCACCGATCTGCTGAAAGATATTGCCGTGGATCTGGCAAAACACGGTATCGCATCCTTGCGGTACGACAAGCGAGGCATGCACGCAAACGTCGGCGAGTTGCCCAAAGACCGCGCGCAGTATGGAGAGTTCTTCTCGTGGGAAAACTTTGTCGACGATGTCGCCGCGGCCTACGAGTTCGTCCGGCGGCAGCCGGAAATCGCTGCCGATCGTGTCGGCATCCTCGGCCATAGCGAGGGGGGCGTGCTGGCGCTAGCCGTGGGCGAAAAGCTGGCCGCCACTCCTGCAAGGCCTGCCGTACTCGTTCTGTTGAGTACACCGGGCCGATCGCTCGACGCGGTGATTCACGATCAGCTCGTACGGTTGCTGGTTAAACAAAAGGCCACGCCCGAGCAGACAAAGTATTTTCTTGACGAGAATGCCCGTGTGGTCCAAGCGATCAAGGACACCGGAAAAGTACCAAGCGATGTGCCCGCGGGGCTGCAGGCGCTTTATCCGGCCTACATCGGCAAATTTCTGCAAAGCAATTTCGCGACCGATCCCAGCAAACTGGCCGCCCGGATCAAGGGCCCGGTGCTGGTCATCGCTGGCGAGCAGGATGTACAGGTTTCGCCCGAGCGCGACGCCAAGCCCGTTGATGTGGGCCTGGCCTCGCGCGCCGCAGACGACCATAAACTTCTTGTCGTCGCCGGGGCGAGCCACAATCTGAAACCAGTCAAGGACAACACCGAACCAGGCTTTGCCGGAGAGATCTCACCGGCCGTGCTCCTAGAGTTGCGCGAGTGGATCACCGCCAGGCTCAATAAATAA
- a CDS encoding DPP IV N-terminal domain-containing protein: MADEPTVRHPEFLEQYAETFRFSLGRPASIEITRAGDAVLFLRSGPRSFVRDLYEFDVTTGRERVLATAAKLLGGADEQLSDEEKARRERLRLAARGIATFELARDGQRVLVPLSGRLFVIERATGAAKELTSTAGQAIDAHFSPDGRQVACVRNGDLYVIDIESERELRLTDGATETLTHGLAEFVAQEEMGRMRGYWWSPDSKTILYEEADTSDVETLHIADPAHPERPAQSWRYPRPGKNNARVRLGLVPAAGGETRWIDWDGTAFPYLTTVAWDDNAPAVILVQNREQTLELLLAVDTASGATSELLRETDKAWLNLDPTLPRWLPSGDEFLWSSERNGQWELELRARDGQRVRAITPSGFNYHRVIDIDESANAVLVAAGAEPTQTHVYRIPLSQTRPGGGNQPKGSSSGRPLPEPLTREPGVHNAVVASASGIYVLTTETLSSDPQYTIHRRDGSKVGTLKSIAETTPLLPRVELTTVGQSPLLHASIVRPSDFQPGRKYPVIVSVYGGPHRQMVVAARSRYLLDQWLAEQGFIVVSIDGRGTPGRGREWERALRGNLIDVPLADQTTGLKALGAKYPELDLSRVGIYGWSFGGYAAAMAVMRAPELFRAGVAGAPVTDWLDYDTHYTERYLGLPDQNESGYAASSVLTYAKDLTRPLLVIHGTADDNVYFLHSVRLADALFRAQRDFDFLPLSGLTHMVSDPVMTRSLYTRIAEHFLKHVAGK, translated from the coding sequence ATGGCAGATGAGCCGACGGTTCGGCATCCCGAGTTCCTGGAACAGTATGCCGAGACGTTCCGCTTCAGCCTGGGGCGGCCCGCGAGTATCGAAATCACGCGTGCCGGCGATGCGGTGCTTTTTCTGCGATCAGGCCCGCGCAGCTTTGTGCGCGATCTTTACGAGTTCGATGTGACGACGGGCCGCGAGCGTGTGTTGGCCACCGCGGCCAAGCTGCTGGGGGGCGCGGACGAGCAACTGAGCGACGAAGAGAAAGCCCGTCGCGAGCGACTCCGCCTGGCGGCGCGCGGCATTGCCACGTTCGAGCTTGCCCGCGATGGCCAGCGGGTTCTGGTGCCGCTGTCGGGCCGACTGTTTGTTATCGAGCGTGCCACGGGCGCCGCCAAGGAACTGACCAGTACGGCCGGCCAAGCCATCGACGCGCACTTTTCGCCCGATGGCCGCCAGGTGGCATGCGTCCGCAACGGCGATCTGTATGTCATAGATATCGAATCCGAGCGAGAGCTGCGCCTGACCGATGGAGCGACCGAAACCCTGACCCATGGGCTGGCCGAGTTCGTTGCCCAGGAAGAAATGGGTCGCATGCGCGGCTACTGGTGGTCGCCCGACAGTAAAACGATCCTCTACGAAGAGGCGGATACGAGCGACGTCGAAACGCTGCACATCGCCGACCCGGCCCATCCCGAGCGGCCGGCGCAAAGTTGGCGGTATCCGAGGCCGGGCAAGAATAACGCTCGCGTCCGATTGGGGTTGGTTCCTGCGGCCGGCGGCGAGACCCGCTGGATCGATTGGGATGGCACGGCATTCCCTTATCTCACCACGGTCGCCTGGGATGATAACGCGCCGGCGGTGATCCTGGTGCAAAACCGTGAGCAAACTTTAGAGTTGCTCCTTGCGGTCGACACGGCCAGCGGCGCCACGTCGGAGCTGTTGCGCGAAACCGATAAGGCCTGGCTGAATCTCGATCCGACTCTGCCTCGCTGGCTTCCGTCGGGCGACGAATTTTTATGGTCGAGCGAGCGCAACGGGCAATGGGAGCTCGAACTGCGCGCACGCGATGGCCAGCGGGTCCGTGCCATAACACCTTCGGGATTCAATTATCACCGCGTGATCGACATAGACGAGAGCGCCAACGCTGTCCTGGTGGCGGCCGGTGCCGAGCCAACTCAAACGCATGTCTACCGCATACCTCTGAGCCAGACGAGGCCCGGTGGGGGAAATCAGCCCAAGGGGAGCAGCAGTGGGCGCCCTCTGCCCGAACCACTCACGCGCGAGCCTGGCGTTCATAACGCGGTGGTCGCATCGGCCAGTGGTATTTACGTGCTGACGACCGAGACACTCTCGTCAGACCCGCAATACACGATCCATCGGCGCGACGGCAGCAAGGTCGGGACGTTGAAGAGCATCGCCGAGACGACACCGCTGTTGCCGCGCGTCGAATTGACCACTGTGGGGCAGTCGCCACTGCTGCACGCCTCGATCGTACGACCCAGCGACTTTCAGCCGGGCCGGAAATACCCTGTGATCGTCAGCGTGTATGGGGGACCTCATCGGCAGATGGTCGTCGCGGCGCGAAGCCGCTACCTGCTGGACCAGTGGCTGGCCGAACAGGGATTTATCGTCGTCTCGATCGACGGGCGCGGCACGCCAGGGCGTGGCCGAGAGTGGGAACGGGCGCTGCGCGGCAATTTGATCGACGTACCACTGGCCGACCAAACGACAGGGCTCAAGGCGCTCGGCGCCAAGTATCCTGAGCTCGACTTGTCGCGCGTCGGGATCTATGGCTGGTCGTTCGGCGGATACGCGGCGGCGATGGCCGTCATGCGCGCGCCCGAACTGTTTCGCGCGGGCGTGGCCGGCGCGCCGGTCACAGATTGGCTCGATTACGACACGCATTACACGGAGCGATACCTGGGCCTGCCAGACCAGAACGAATCGGGCTACGCGGCAAGCTCAGTGCTAACCTACGCCAAGGACCTGACGCGTCCGCTGCTGGTCATACATGGCACGGCGGACGATAATGTCTATTTCTTGCACAGCGTCCGCCTGGCCGACGCATTGTTCCGCGCCCAGCGCGATTTCGATTTTCTGCCCCTTTCTGGGCTGACGCACATGGTGTCCGATCCGGTGATGACCCGCAGCCTGTACACGCGGATTGCCGAGCACTTTCTGAAGCACGTGGCCGGCAAATAG